One segment of Pleomorphomonas sp. PLEO DNA contains the following:
- the gnd gene encoding phosphogluconate dehydrogenase (NAD(+)-dependent, decarboxylating) has protein sequence MQIGMMGLGRMGYNMALRLMAGGHEVVAYDLNRDNVAAIETQGAVAASSVEDLIAHLKPPRAIWLMLPAAVTESTVRDLSTHLSPDDILIDGGNSNYRNAVDLAGELATAGIHFLDVGTSGGVWGKERGYCLMIGGDAGAVARLDPVFATLAPGGDPSFGTAERGYLHCGPAGAGHFVKMIHNGIEYGMMAAYAEGLNILKSANAGAVARKADAETSPLEEPQYYRYDFDVAAVTEVWRHASVISSWLLDLTASALSADPDLSSYQGNVADSGEGRWTLKAAIDTSVPVPVLSSALFSRFTSRGNDEFANKVLSAMRQAFGGHIEKKESH, from the coding sequence ATGCAGATCGGAATGATGGGACTGGGCCGGATGGGTTACAACATGGCACTGCGTCTCATGGCGGGCGGCCATGAAGTCGTGGCCTATGACCTCAATCGAGACAACGTTGCCGCTATCGAAACCCAAGGCGCCGTGGCCGCCTCCTCGGTCGAAGACCTGATAGCCCACCTGAAACCGCCGCGCGCCATCTGGCTGATGCTGCCCGCCGCCGTCACGGAAAGCACGGTCCGCGATCTTTCGACGCACCTTTCGCCTGATGACATCCTCATCGATGGTGGCAACTCCAACTATCGTAACGCCGTCGACCTTGCCGGCGAACTCGCCACGGCGGGAATTCACTTTCTCGATGTCGGCACATCCGGCGGCGTATGGGGCAAGGAGCGCGGCTACTGCCTGATGATCGGCGGGGATGCCGGCGCCGTCGCCCGGCTCGATCCAGTGTTCGCGACGCTTGCCCCCGGCGGCGACCCGTCGTTCGGCACGGCCGAACGTGGTTATCTTCATTGCGGTCCGGCTGGCGCTGGGCACTTCGTCAAGATGATCCACAATGGCATCGAATACGGCATGATGGCCGCCTACGCGGAAGGTCTCAACATCCTGAAATCGGCCAATGCCGGCGCAGTGGCACGGAAGGCCGACGCGGAGACCAGTCCGCTCGAGGAGCCGCAATACTACCGCTACGACTTCGACGTGGCCGCCGTCACCGAGGTGTGGCGACACGCTAGCGTCATCAGTTCGTGGTTGCTCGATCTGACCGCTTCGGCGCTCTCCGCCGACCCCGATCTTTCGTCCTATCAGGGCAATGTCGCCGACTCCGGCGAGGGACGCTGGACGCTCAAGGCGGCCATCGACACCAGCGTACCGGTGCCGGTTTTGTCCTCGGCGCTGTTCAGTCGGTTTACGTCGCGCGGCAATGACGAATTCGCCAACAAGGTGCTTTCGGCAATGCGCCAGGCCTTCGGTGGCCACATCGAGAAGAAGGAGAGCCACTGA